The nucleotide sequence CGGAGGCGGCGGCTGATATCCGGGAGGCGGGGACTGATACCCGGGAGGCGGCGGCTGGTAGCCGGGGGGCGGCGGCTGGTAGCCCGGGGGCGGCTCGTTGCCGCCGGCCTGCGGGGGCTGCTGCGGTTCGTAGCCGCCGCCTTGGGGCGGCGGGTAATTGCCGGGACGTTGTGTCATGAGGTGCTCACTCCTGTCGACTGCCGATGTCTCCGACCCGCAACGGGCGCCGGCGACGGATTGGGTGGGTTACAGCGGTACGCAGACGGTGGACATGATCTTGTCGGCGAAGGTCTGGCGCTTGGCGTCCCACAGTGGGAACAGGTAGCCGACGTAGCAGACGATCGAGTCGAGGACGTGCGCGATCTGGCGCAGCATGGACGGCCCGAATCCGATTGGCTGCCACGTCTTCTCACTGACCACCCGGAACCCGAGGATAGACTTGCCGACGCTGGAGCCCGTTCGCCCCTGCCGGTATCCGTAGTTCCACAGGACGTAGGCCAGTGTCAGCAGCGAGAACACGACGATCGACGCCTGCCCCGTCGTACTCGCGCCACACACCTGGGCGTCGGAGTAGGCGTCACCGAACAGGTCGCCGTACTCGGACTGCCCCAGCGTCACGCAGTCCCGCGTCGCAGCGAGGAGGGCATAGCCGATTCCGGTGATGAGGGCTGCGGGGACGTAGTCGATGATCCAGGCGAGGACACGCGTGAACCACGGGGTGTAGGCCTCGGCCGGCAGGCCCGGGCCGGGGCCGGGCAGGGACGCAGCGGAACTCGGCGGCGGGGCGGCGTTCCCCCAGACAGGTGGCGGGTGCTCCGTCATGGGCGCCTTCCGTTGCGTCAGCGGGGACCAAGCGGTGTAACCCTACCTGAGAACCGCGTCGGAAAAGCGGACAAGAATCGAAGTTCGGCAGCCACTGACATTTCGGCGGGGTAGCCGCAATCCTTACGCGAGCTAACGGCTTTCGCGTGTGCGGACGACGGCGAAACGCCTGTTCAGCGCCGCGTGTTGCCGTCGGACAGGAAGCCGAGCAGGTCGTGCCGGGTCAGGACGCCCACCGGCTTGCCCTCCTCCACCACCATGACGGCGTCGCACTCGCGCAGCGCCTTGGCGGCCGTGCTCACCAGCTCGCCGGCACCGATCAGCGGCAGCGGCGGACCCATGTGATCGGCCACCGCGTCGGCGAGCTTGGCCCGGCCTTCGAAAACCGCTGAGAGCAGGTCGCGTTCGGACACGCTGCCGGCGACCTCGCCGGCCATCACCGGCGGCTCGGCGCCGACCACCGGCATCTGCGACACCCCGTACTCCCGCAGGATGCCGACCGCGTCGCGCACCGTCTCCGCCGGGTGGGTGTGCACCAGGTCCGGCAGCGCACCGGACTTGCCGCGCAACACGTCTCCCACCGTGGGCTGCTGCACCGAGCCGTCGAGTCGGGTCCGCAGGAACCCGTAGGACGACATCCACGCGTCGTTGAAGACCTTGGACAGGTAGCCGCGCCCACCGTCGGGGAGCAGCACCACGACCACGGCGTCCGGGCCCTCGCGCTCGGCGACCCGGATCGCCCCGACGGCCGCCATGCCGCAGGACCCACCGACCAGCAGCGCCTCCTCGCGGGCGAGGCGCCGGGTCATCTCGAAGGAGTCCGCATCCGACACCGCGATGATCTCGTCCGGCACGGCCGGGTCGTAGGCCGAGGGCCAGAAGTCCTCGCCGACGCCCTCGACCAGGTAGGGGCGCCCGGTGCCGCCCGAGTAGACCGAACCCTCGGGGTCGACGCCGATGATCTTCACCCGGCCTCCGGACACCTCCTTGAGGTAGCGCCCGGTCCCGGTGATGGTGCCGCCGGTGCCGACGCCCGCGACGAAGTGCGTGATCTTGCCGTCGGTGTCGGCCCAGATCTCGGGGCCAGTGGTCTCGTAGTGGCTCTCCGGGCCCATCGGGTTGGAGTACTGGTCGGGCTTCCACGCGCCGTCGATCTCCGTGGTGAGCCTGTTGGAGACGCTGTAGTAGCTGTCCGGGTCGTCCGGCGCAACCGCGGTCGGGCACACGACC is from Mycolicibacterium grossiae and encodes:
- a CDS encoding cystathionine beta-synthase → MRIAGHVSELIGNTPLVRLTSVVPEGSGLVAAKVEYLNPGGSSKDRIAIKMIDAAEASGELKPGGTIVEPTSGNTGVGLALVAQQRGYKCIFVCPDKVSEDKRNVLRAYGAEVVVCPTAVAPDDPDSYYSVSNRLTTEIDGAWKPDQYSNPMGPESHYETTGPEIWADTDGKITHFVAGVGTGGTITGTGRYLKEVSGGRVKIIGVDPEGSVYSGGTGRPYLVEGVGEDFWPSAYDPAVPDEIIAVSDADSFEMTRRLAREEALLVGGSCGMAAVGAIRVAEREGPDAVVVVLLPDGGRGYLSKVFNDAWMSSYGFLRTRLDGSVQQPTVGDVLRGKSGALPDLVHTHPAETVRDAVGILREYGVSQMPVVGAEPPVMAGEVAGSVSERDLLSAVFEGRAKLADAVADHMGPPLPLIGAGELVSTAAKALRECDAVMVVEEGKPVGVLTRHDLLGFLSDGNTRR
- a CDS encoding RDD family protein; translation: MTEHPPPVWGNAAPPPSSAASLPGPGPGLPAEAYTPWFTRVLAWIIDYVPAALITGIGYALLAATRDCVTLGQSEYGDLFGDAYSDAQVCGASTTGQASIVVFSLLTLAYVLWNYGYRQGRTGSSVGKSILGFRVVSEKTWQPIGFGPSMLRQIAHVLDSIVCYVGYLFPLWDAKRQTFADKIMSTVCVPL